A window of Flammeovirga kamogawensis genomic DNA:
GCTAATATCCATTCTAGGAATGTAGAAAACACCATCTTTTACAGTAAAATTATTTTCAATTTTATCAAAGCGGATGTTATTCATGTCTTTATTGCCAAAATAAGTAGCCATTGCACTTAATGGAGCAAAATCCATAATACGACCATCTTCTAAAGTCATATTTATTTCAGCAGTTGTTTTAGAAATATCTATACTCAAATTATCATTAATATGTGCTTTTGCTGTCATGGTAGAATTAAGAATTCCATTAAAGTTCTTAGAAACATTAATTACATCATCTTCATACTCAACATTAATATCTACCTGAGATAAGTCAACATTTTTTAAAGTAGCACTACCATCAAGAATTACATTCTTAGGATCTTGAAGATTTGCTAAACCAGACATTTCTAAACCTCCAATATCACCTAAACGAACTTTCACTTTATCTAAACTTATAGTTTGATCTGAAGATGTTCTTACTTTACCCTTGAAATTTTTAATATCCATCTCCATCAATTTCATACGTTTTACCTTAACGTCTAATTCAAGATTTGGGTATTTGATAGCAAAAATATCAACGGGTTCTTCCTCTTCGATAGTTTCGGCTCTAGAAGCCGACGATTCTGCGTAACTTTCCTCTGGGACTACTAATTTTAGTAATTCATTAAAGTTAAGCATCTTAGCATCTACTTGAAATTTACCGTTAAAGTCCTGCCTTGTACTATCTGTTACATTATAAAGTTGTGCATTAAAAGTCATATCACTTTGGCCAACTTTTCCTGTAAAGTCATTCAGATAGATATCGTTATCTTTTTTAACTAGCTCAAATTTAAAATTTCTAAATAATAAAGGCGATATACTTAATCTCCACTTTAAACCTTTCATCCAAAGTCTAAAGTTTGGTACTTTTTTTCCAGAAAATAATTCTTGATTCACAATATCTACTCCTCCTGAAATCTGGAAATTATTCATCTTTTCATTCTCAAATGATTTTGGAACAAGCAATGAATCTCCGTAGGTGAAAAAGTCTACTACACGCATAGAATTTGATGTAATATTAAATCCTGATTTTATAGTAATTGTAGAGTCTTTATAAAATAGACCATCGTAATCTTCAAAACCACCCACAAATGTAAAATCACTCTTTCCTATATTACCGCTTAACCTTTTAATGCCTAGATGTTTTTTAGTAATTCCCATTACACCTTTTACATTATGAATAGGTTGAAACTTATCAAAATGTGTTTGGAGGTTATTGATTTTTAAAGAACCATAGGGCAATAATTTATACTCATTTAGCCCTTTAGTAGTAGTGTTTAAAGTGAAATCAATGATAATATCATGAAGGTTATCAGCAAGATCAGCATTGGCAGAGTCAGTATATTGAAGTAATTCTTTCACTAATAAATGCTTAGATTCTAGCTTTATATCAGCAACAATATCTGTGTTATAACCCAATGCATAGAACAAGAGATTATCAATATTGCCATTAAATTTAAAATCGCTTCCATCAACTTTAGCACTTAAATCTTTAACACCTAAATGATTGTCCCAGATATAAAAAACACCATTTATTTCTCTTGGCGATATACCTGTTTCAGTATGTCTAAGTGCTATATCTTTTAATTTTAAAGCAATTTTTTGTTCGGCATTTTTTACGTTTAAGAATTTACGTTTTTCAATGTCAATATCATATTCTATGTCTGCCTGAAACTCTAATCTACCTCTTAAACTATCAATAGGAACATTTGTGAGAAGATCATTAAGGTTATCTAATTCCATATCTGCTTCCCATTGTAAATCTAAATGAGGTTGCTTAATACCATTAGAAACACCTAATTTTCCTCTCATAAAACCATTTGTAGTCTCAAGATTAAATTTATTTAAATCAAAAGCGAGTTGAGAAAGGTCTGTAGAATCACCTGTGTTTAGGTGTGCTTCAAAACTAAAATCTTGGATAGCATATGGTGTTTTTAAACTTTTTAAAGTGAATTTATCCAATTTAACATCAGCTGTAACCTTTGGTAATGTAGCAGCAGATTTACCTATTATTTTGGCATCAAATTCTAAGCCTCCTAATGTACTAGAGTAATTTGATTTTAATTTTTCAACATCTAATTTCCCATTGGCAATAAGGTTAATAATATTTAGGTCTTTTTGAGATGCATGAATATCTAGATCTAAAAACATTTCGTTAGGAATATCCACTGTTCCAGA
This region includes:
- a CDS encoding AsmA-like C-terminal region-containing protein; protein product: MKDQTPIGKKALKLVGYLIGTIVFISLLAVLLFYANRDKIKAKVIEVVNQEQNGDLQIGQIGIAPFEDFPNFTLQLQDIVYHEKKSALRQEEDKPIAALGNFFVSINIVKLFGGNVHVGAIKLEDGEVNLRAFKDSTVNIINALGIDLTDTTKVEEPADTTKKAPPAFALQLDEFTLKNIKITAYNGLTEVGTGMQIHQITTSLGYNKDEIKNHLLVNVELLGILKDEKILWPNKHLELTSDLRFDRKTKFINIDTCDMNLEGAAFSLSGTVDIPNEMFLDLDIHASQKDLNIINLIANGKLDVEKLKSNYSSTLGGLEFDAKIIGKSAATLPKVTADVKLDKFTLKSLKTPYAIQDFSFEAHLNTGDSTDLSQLAFDLNKFNLETTNGFMRGKLGVSNGIKQPHLDLQWEADMELDNLNDLLTNVPIDSLRGRLEFQADIEYDIDIEKRKFLNVKNAEQKIALKLKDIALRHTETGISPREINGVFYIWDNHLGVKDLSAKVDGSDFKFNGNIDNLLFYALGYNTDIVADIKLESKHLLVKELLQYTDSANADLADNLHDIIIDFTLNTTTKGLNEYKLLPYGSLKINNLQTHFDKFQPIHNVKGVMGITKKHLGIKRLSGNIGKSDFTFVGGFEDYDGLFYKDSTITIKSGFNITSNSMRVVDFFTYGDSLLVPKSFENEKMNNFQISGGVDIVNQELFSGKKVPNFRLWMKGLKWRLSISPLLFRNFKFELVKKDNDIYLNDFTGKVGQSDMTFNAQLYNVTDSTRQDFNGKFQVDAKMLNFNELLKLVVPEESYAESSASRAETIEEEEPVDIFAIKYPNLELDVKVKRMKLMEMDIKNFKGKVRTSSDQTISLDKVKVRLGDIGGLEMSGLANLQDPKNVILDGSATLKNVDLSQVDINVEYEDDVINVSKNFNGILNSTMTAKAHINDNLSIDISKTTAEINMTLEDGRIMDFAPLSAMATYFGNKDMNNIRFDKIENNFTVKDGVFYIPRMDISSTIGQLYISGEQHLDMNMAYMVEVPFKLVRSVAWNTLTGGGKKKKEGEEDEIQKDEGGKYVAVRIEGNIDDYSIKLGKGKKNKKDKKGK